In uncultured Desulfuromonas sp., the genomic stretch TGATTGAGCTGCCGACAAATGAGTCGCTATATCCGTAGGCGTAAAGCAGACAAATTTAAAATCTGCCGTTTCATTCTTTCGAAAAACAAACTTGTGACGTGCTTTTGACGCAATCAGGATCGCCCTCCGACTTACCAATTCAATATTTTCTTGATCGAGAATCAACAGTCCCGAGCCGGAACGACAGAGAATAAGTTCAAAAACGTCGTGAGAATGCCATTCAGAAGAATCCGACAGGGTCGTGGTTACGCTCCAAAACATTTTATGTCCAATTGATTATGATTAATATCCGATACGATAAGATAAAAGCGATAAAGCCTTGTACGATGCTTTTCACCGTAGCATGAGTTGCCCCGTATGGCAATGCGTGCAGAGAATAACAACGTCGTTGAATCTGATGGAGGATGAAAAATGGTTGATGAAAGTGTGATTGATGCTTTTCAGATGATGTGGGGGAAATTTCCGGAAGGCGTGATGTTGGTTGACAAAAGTCGAACTGTCCTTGCTGTGAATGCTGCTTGTGCAACCTCCGGTTTAGAGGCAGGGATGGTCTGCTCTAAGCTCGGCTCGCCAGAATCCCATAGAGGTTGCCTTGCAAATCATGCGCTGGCTAATCAGAAAGCAAAATTTAAAAAAATCAGCATGAACGGAAAAGAGTTTATCAGTTTCTGGGTCCCTGTTGTTGGGCAAGATAATATTTTCCTTCATTTCACTGTTGGTATGACGGTTGACTACGGAAACTGTGAAGAAACGATTGAGAACTAGTGCTTTGTCAATGCTGAAAAATCGAGGGAATGGCACCGCATCGTGCCATTCACACCAGGCGCGAAATCGCCGAAGTGGCCACTGCGCGCAGTGGGCATGGTGCGAGGCGAAGCCAGACCCGAAGATTTCGTGTTGTCAGAGCACTGGACTTGAACACCGTCAATTTTGTCATTGGAGTGACGACCTGGTAGGAGCGAATTTATTCGCGAATTGTTCTGGTCATTGATCCTTATCCTGATGAGAATTCGCGGCTGAAGCCGCTCCTACAAGAGACAATTTCAATGGTGCTGAAGCACGAGCAGGCTGTTGAAAAAACGCCTGCTCGTTTTGATATTTTTTTTTGGGCGGAAATATAAGACAAATTTGATAAAAGCCGAGCAGGGGGGCAGGTCCTCTTATTCGAGAAAATGGTGTCATTGAAGGTCTTTGCGACAAGGCGATTGTTCACTGATCCATGATCGAGATAAACTGCGGAAAAAAATTTGCCAGAAATGTCAGGCAGCCCTGAACTCCTTCTTCATAACTCAGATGTCCCGGAGCTATCAGGTATTGAACATGAATGCCATCAATCATGCTGGTCAACATCACGGCAATAGCTCGCAAGCTCATTCCATTAATCACTTCCCGACCATTTGCCAATGCTCTCATAACCTCTTCAATGGACTCTTCATAGGCGAGATCACTTTCAGTAAAGAGTTCTAGATACGTCTTTCTGTGCGGCGCGACCCCCCAGTAAGCAACTAAAACTGCTAAGGCTTTGGGATCAGCGATGGGTTGACTCAGTAGAACTTTGATCATTGATGCCAGACGATTTTCAGGGGCCGCAACGGATTCTGTGAGGGCTGAGCGCCAAGCCATTTCATACTTTTTATACAGCATGCGCAAGGCCTCAAGCATTAACTGATCTTTGGTCTCAAAATGAAAGCTGCACAGCCCTCGTGAGAGTCCCGCATAGCGAGATACCTTCGCAAATGTCACGCTATCCAAACCTTCTGAGGCAATAATGTCAATTGTGGCATCCAGTAGTTTGCGTCGACTCTTAAGTTTTTGCTCTGCACGTGTCATCTCAAAAGACCTTTTATCTAAAGCATGAAATCAGTAAATCATTGCACGTTTCTGTGACCAACCCAACGGTGTTGTGAAAAACATATCCCTCATTCTTAGTGGTCGTGTCAAATTCAAAATATACAATTTGAACTTGACACGACCCACGGATATATCCAATATTTATTGGCTGGCCAGTCAGCCAGTGAATGCCAATGTAGCAGGATGTTGAAAACGTCCCGTCCGAGGATTTTCAACGACGCAAGCCGAAAATGCGATTTCCGTCTTGTTGAAACCTGTACTTGATTTTTGGCGCCTGTCCATGGGCTCCACAGTCTGTTTTTCAACAGCCTGATAGGTCACAAACCACCAATTGCCTTGAGGATTAACGTTATGATAACCGACAAAAAATCACCTTACCGTCTCGTTAGCGATGAAAAACTTGTAGAACTCCGGGCTCGTGAAGATGCCCTTTTTTTGAAGCGCACTCCAAAAGCGGAAGAAACCTTTAACAACGCGAAGAAGATGCTGCTCAACGGTGTTCCCATGCCCTGGATGGGTGATTGGGGCACCACACATCCCATTTTCGTCAGAGAGGCTGTCGGGAATCGGCTTACTGATATCGACGGCAACCAGTATATCGATTTCTGCCTTGGAGACACCGGTGCCATGTTTGGTCATTCTCCTGAAGCGGTTGCTGAGGTTGTCTCAAAACAAGTGCGTCTTGGCATCACGACCATGATGCCGACCACGGATGCTCTCGATATCGGTACGGAGTTGGGTAAACGCTTTAGTCTGCCGCTTTGGCAAGTCGCAATGACCGCTACGGAGGCAAACCGCTACGTAATTCGCATTTGCAGAACACTGACAGGGCGTCCGAAGGTTTTGTCCATGAACGAAAGCTATCACGGCAGCCTGGATGAAACCCTGCCCCACATCGGACCTGAAGGCAAGCTTGAACTGCGTTCCGAATATGATATGAATCCAGCCGTTGCCAAGGATGCCCTGAGCCGAGTCGTTGAGTTCAATGACCTTGAACAGCTGGAGCGCGAACTGGCTCACAAGGATTGCGCCTGCGTGCTGGCCGAACCGGTCATGACCAACTGTGGCATGGTGTTACCTGATCCCGGTTATCATGAGAGACTGCGTGAACTCTGCACAAAATACGGGACCTATCTCGTCATCGATGAAACCCATACCTTTTCTAACGGATACGGTGGTTACACCAGGGCATATGGACTAAAACCAGACTTCATCACCCTTGGGAAATCGATTGCAGGAGGCATCCCGGTTGCTGTTTATGGCTTCACTTCTGAAATAGCTACATTGATAAATCAATCCTTCGGCCATCAGGGGGTCTCGGACCCAATGGGCGTCGGTGGAACCTTATCCGCAAATGCTTTTGCCATTGCTGCTATGCGTCAAACTCTTACAACGGTTGCCACTGAAGAAGCTTTTGAAAAGATGTTCGCTGGTCAAGAACGGCTATCCAATGGTCTTGATGATATTTTAAAAAAGTACAGCATCCCCTGGAGCCTGACACGCAGTGGCGCTCGCTGCGAACTGCAATTTATGCCGACACAACCAAGAAATGGTTCTGAGGCCAAGAACCATTTTGACTGGGAGCTGATGTACTATACCCACATCTATCTGGCAAACAGAGGGGTGCTGATCACGCCTTTCCATAACATGATGCTGGTGCCACCTGTCGCTACGGATGAAGACATCGATTGCCTGATTCAGCTATGGCATGACTGTCTGGCTGAACTCGTTGAATGCTCTGAGGGAAACTAAAATGAGTGTTTCAAAGATCAACCCGAACCGTTTTACGGGACGATGTGCCCTGATAACCGGTTGCGGCAGCAATTCTGGTATCGGTTTTGCCACAGCTGAACTGCTGCTGCGAAGTGGTGCTAAAGTGGCAATTACCTCCACTACTGATCGTATCTTCGAACGTAAAGAAGAACTGGATAAACTGGGAGAAGTCGCTGCATTTGTCGCAGATCTCGTTGATTTGGGTCAGGTCGATACCTTGGTAAAAG encodes the following:
- a CDS encoding transaminase yields the protein MITDKKSPYRLVSDEKLVELRAREDALFLKRTPKAEETFNNAKKMLLNGVPMPWMGDWGTTHPIFVREAVGNRLTDIDGNQYIDFCLGDTGAMFGHSPEAVAEVVSKQVRLGITTMMPTTDALDIGTELGKRFSLPLWQVAMTATEANRYVIRICRTLTGRPKVLSMNESYHGSLDETLPHIGPEGKLELRSEYDMNPAVAKDALSRVVEFNDLEQLERELAHKDCACVLAEPVMTNCGMVLPDPGYHERLRELCTKYGTYLVIDETHTFSNGYGGYTRAYGLKPDFITLGKSIAGGIPVAVYGFTSEIATLINQSFGHQGVSDPMGVGGTLSANAFAIAAMRQTLTTVATEEAFEKMFAGQERLSNGLDDILKKYSIPWSLTRSGARCELQFMPTQPRNGSEAKNHFDWELMYYTHIYLANRGVLITPFHNMMLVPPVATDEDIDCLIQLWHDCLAELVECSEGN
- a CDS encoding TetR/AcrR family transcriptional regulator encodes the protein MTRAEQKLKSRRKLLDATIDIIASEGLDSVTFAKVSRYAGLSRGLCSFHFETKDQLMLEALRMLYKKYEMAWRSALTESVAAPENRLASMIKVLLSQPIADPKALAVLVAYWGVAPHRKTYLELFTESDLAYEESIEEVMRALANGREVINGMSLRAIAVMLTSMIDGIHVQYLIAPGHLSYEEGVQGCLTFLANFFPQFISIMDQ